In a genomic window of Nostoc sp. UHCC 0870:
- a CDS encoding EAL domain-containing response regulator has protein sequence MIKILVIEDEELVRENILDLLEAEDFETVAAANGRIGINLALEEFPDLILCDMMMPEVDGYGVLTALRQEPSTAAIPFIFLTAKSAKADFRQGMDMGADDYLTKPFTRAELLSAVMNRLERQATLKKYFINQNPIKTTSPKMQLVAMSLNQVIKKQNFQEFEVHYQPIVDVKSGKIVAAESLLRWQSPELGLVSPAEFIPLAESTGLIITIGQWVVENVCQQIRTWQNAGIDPLTLSVNLSAIEFNRPDLIKKITNVLKKNNLDPKYLELELTESMIMQDLNNAIFTIHELQSLGVKIAIDDFGTGYSSLVYLKNLPVNTLKIDRYFIHNVAQDPHKSAITKALIEMAHNMNMQVIAEGVETEAELCFLRENHCDSMQGFLFSRALPSIEFESFLWSKKQLSV, from the coding sequence ATGATCAAGATTTTAGTCATTGAAGATGAAGAGCTAGTACGTGAAAACATTTTAGACTTACTAGAAGCAGAAGATTTTGAAACTGTAGCAGCAGCCAATGGCAGAATCGGCATAAATTTGGCTCTAGAAGAATTTCCTGATTTAATTTTGTGTGACATGATGATGCCAGAAGTTGATGGCTATGGCGTACTCACAGCATTGCGTCAAGAACCATCAACTGCGGCGATTCCCTTTATTTTTTTGACAGCAAAATCTGCCAAAGCAGATTTTCGTCAAGGGATGGATATGGGTGCAGATGATTATCTGACTAAACCATTTACACGAGCAGAATTATTAAGTGCGGTGATGAACCGTTTAGAAAGACAAGCCACTTTGAAGAAATACTTCATCAATCAAAACCCAATTAAAACTACATCGCCGAAAATGCAGTTAGTAGCGATGAGTCTCAATCAAGTTATTAAAAAACAAAACTTTCAAGAATTTGAGGTACATTACCAACCGATAGTCGATGTGAAATCTGGTAAAATTGTTGCGGCTGAAAGTTTATTACGTTGGCAAAGTCCTGAATTAGGTTTGGTGTCTCCCGCAGAATTTATTCCATTGGCAGAGTCTACAGGGTTAATTATTACAATTGGCCAATGGGTAGTAGAAAATGTTTGCCAGCAAATCAGGACTTGGCAGAATGCAGGTATAGACCCTTTGACTCTTAGTGTAAATTTATCAGCAATAGAATTTAATAGACCAGATTTAATTAAAAAAATAACTAATGTTTTAAAGAAAAATAATTTAGATCCGAAATATTTAGAATTAGAACTAACCGAAAGTATGATTATGCAGGATTTAAATAATGCAATCTTTACTATTCATGAATTGCAATCTCTAGGAGTTAAAATTGCTATTGATGATTTTGGTACAGGCTACTCTTCTTTAGTTTATTTGAAAAATTTGCCTGTTAATACCCTGAAAATTGACCGTTATTTCATCCATAATGTCGCACAAGATCCTCATAAATCTGCAATTACAAAAGCTTTAATCGAAATGGCACATAACATGAATATGCAGGTGATAGCTGAAGGTGTCGAGACAGAAGCAGAATTATGTTTTTTACGAGAAAATCACTGTGATTCCATGCAAGGATTCTTATTTAGTCGAGCATTGCCATCAATAGAATTTGAGAGTTTCTTATGGAGTAAGAAACAATTATCTGTATAA
- a CDS encoding NACHT domain-containing protein: protein MAKRSLQASDEGIRKAKRAFKRKGWTQEYLAAEVGLETRQPIWKFFTGKPVDRHVFHDICFVLDLETSEIAQNTPVDEAAPLDTPDNSTLDIDVLVQKLRSVHHERIQAQCGILHLLDIAKPINLNDLYIDVNICEEISSRRWLKIADLQNLDSYEVNGSGLSRVCQERVSGLDAVKKHSKMLVLGKPGSGKTTFLQSIAISCDRGFFQPDYLPVFINLKNFAEEIRESSKISLLNYIHEDFINFGFSETELTTVLYHGKALILLDGLDEVIGEDAEILINKIRSFINKFYKNQIIITCRLTSQYLNLYGFTEVEIADFNKKQIAAFAHRWFLAFAKNSPLQAHILAHKFMRKLELAENAQLLELATTPILLNLTCLVFKSVEDFPANHSELYKQALDVLLVRWDEARGIKRDQIYRDLSLLDKIKLLSHIAAISFKQGTYFITATKIQQIIADYLSSLPNSITDTDALEIASIAVLRAIEIQHGLLIERARGIYSFSHLSFQEYFTAREIVANANSEILQEFVNHLHEQRWREVFLLSVGMLNPADDLLQLMKEKIDSLASHSHQLYEFLKWLKEKSSQVIAAYHCASVRAFYLTIALPPEHPLACNQDLAISLDHQLAGNLAGDLAIDLALTHALAVSLTMTADIFFQRLVVLRLSLDLKYLLTNQPSWQLSLQDLANQLPHPHQDRDTLKIWWQTHGKAWTEELRSLMINTRQIGYNWQFNEQDWHCIQQYWDANKLLLECLNSATNVSSNVKRTIEENLFLIGEY from the coding sequence ATGGCAAAGCGATCGCTCCAAGCATCGGATGAAGGCATTAGAAAAGCTAAACGTGCTTTTAAGCGCAAAGGTTGGACGCAAGAATACTTAGCGGCTGAGGTAGGTTTAGAAACGCGTCAACCAATTTGGAAGTTTTTTACTGGTAAACCAGTTGATCGCCATGTCTTCCATGATATCTGCTTTGTTCTTGATCTAGAAACATCAGAAATTGCCCAAAATACTCCTGTAGATGAAGCTGCGCCTTTAGATACCCCTGACAATAGCACCTTAGATATTGATGTCTTAGTACAAAAGTTGCGCTCTGTTCATCATGAGAGGATTCAAGCTCAGTGTGGTATTTTGCACCTTTTAGATATTGCCAAGCCGATTAACCTCAATGATCTATATATTGATGTGAATATTTGTGAGGAAATTAGCAGCAGAAGATGGCTGAAAATTGCTGATTTACAAAATTTAGACTCCTATGAAGTCAACGGTAGTGGTTTAAGTAGAGTATGCCAAGAAAGAGTTTCTGGCTTAGATGCTGTGAAAAAACACTCGAAAATGCTAGTTTTAGGCAAACCAGGCTCTGGAAAGACTACATTTTTACAATCAATAGCTATAAGTTGCGATCGCGGATTTTTTCAACCTGATTATCTGCCAGTTTTTATCAATTTAAAAAACTTTGCTGAAGAAATTAGAGAGTCCAGCAAAATTAGTTTATTAAATTATATCCATGAAGATTTTATTAATTTTGGTTTTTCTGAAACAGAATTAACTACAGTTTTGTATCATGGGAAAGCTTTAATTTTATTAGATGGCTTAGATGAAGTCATAGGAGAAGATGCAGAAATTCTGATTAATAAAATACGCAGTTTTATTAATAAATTTTACAAAAATCAGATAATTATTACTTGTCGTCTAACTTCTCAATATCTTAATTTATATGGATTTACAGAAGTAGAAATTGCTGATTTTAATAAAAAGCAAATAGCTGCTTTTGCTCACCGATGGTTTTTGGCATTTGCAAAAAATTCGCCATTGCAAGCGCATATATTGGCACATAAGTTTATGCGAAAACTGGAATTAGCAGAAAATGCTCAACTTCTAGAGTTAGCCACTACACCAATTTTATTAAATCTCACTTGCTTAGTTTTTAAATCTGTAGAGGATTTTCCCGCTAACCACTCGGAACTTTATAAACAAGCATTGGATGTGTTACTGGTAAGGTGGGACGAAGCCAGAGGAATCAAACGAGATCAAATTTATCGTGACTTGTCTTTGCTAGATAAAATTAAGTTACTTAGCCATATTGCTGCCATTAGTTTTAAGCAAGGGACTTACTTTATCACTGCAACTAAAATCCAGCAAATTATTGCTGATTACCTATCTAGTTTACCTAATAGCATCACTGATACAGATGCTTTAGAAATCGCCAGTATAGCTGTTTTAAGAGCTATTGAAATTCAACATGGGTTACTCATTGAACGTGCAAGAGGAATCTATTCTTTTTCTCATTTAAGCTTTCAAGAGTATTTTACAGCTAGAGAAATTGTTGCTAATGCCAACAGCGAAATACTCCAAGAATTTGTCAATCATTTACATGAGCAGCGTTGGCGGGAGGTTTTTTTACTTAGTGTAGGAATGTTAAATCCTGCCGATGATTTGCTGCAATTAATGAAGGAGAAAATTGATAGTTTGGCGAGTCATAGCCATCAATTATATGAATTTTTAAAATGGTTAAAAGAAAAATCTTCTCAAGTAATAGCTGCTTATCACTGTGCTAGTGTGCGTGCTTTTTATTTGACAATTGCTCTTCCTCCAGAACATCCTCTAGCCTGCAATCAAGATTTGGCGATATCTTTGGATCACCAACTAGCTGGTAATTTGGCTGGAGATTTAGCTATAGATTTAGCATTGACTCATGCACTGGCTGTGAGTCTCACTATGACTGCTGATATTTTTTTTCAACGGCTTGTGGTTTTAAGGTTGTCTCTTGACTTGAAATATTTACTAACTAATCAACCATCTTGGCAACTTTCTCTACAAGATTTAGCTAATCAACTACCTCATCCCCATCAAGATAGAGATACACTGAAAATATGGTGGCAAACTCATGGTAAAGCTTGGACTGAGGAATTGCGATCGCTCATGATTAACACTCGCCAAATTGGTTATAATTGGCAGTTCAATGAGCAGGATTGGCATTGTATACAACAGTATTGGGATGCTAATAAATTACTGTTAGAGTGCCTCAATAGTGCTACTAATGTTAGTTCTAATGTTAAAAGGACAATAGAAGAAAATTTGTTTTTAATAGGAGAATATTGA
- a CDS encoding PAS domain S-box protein: MSEAISQMDEGGTGIVVVADSQVVGWLSAQQLVKLMALGVDCTTTKISAVMQQHTAMTIKPCQLLNIATVLSRLHQYQSSCLLVIDEQGKLIGTVTAESILQSLEIPADSSTPESVVGNVSEAIFKTEASTLNEFWGQQSIDVNEENTAKLKLALETTKTIYWERNLTNNQIYFLNNVVVGSEPEAKGTVYWDEVMTLVHPDDREIVELANQSAIANLGSFEIEHRLLISGQTSAYKRVLARGTVLRDRIGRPTRMIGVTMDIDHRLEAQASLTQANQELEMQLAERAIALQQKNEQLLAEQTALATSEERFRFLAESIPQQVWITRADGYCEYVNQRTLDYFGTTPEQILGWQWEKFVHPDDQERCLAAWSHSLATGANYEIELRLLSADAITYRWHLGRALPLRDHEGNIVNWFGTNTDIHDLVTAKVSLRESESRYQTIAKISPVGIFRTDVSGNCIYVNQCWCEIAQMTPQEAAGQGWVRAIHPADQEHVWQQWYEAVANNQVFRSEYRFQRPDGSYRWVIGQAVAEKEETGNILSYVGTITDISDHKRTEEALAERVRLADFRGEVDTILTQSSTLQEMMRHCTEALVKNLDAAFARIWLLNPQNNVLELQVSSGIYTHIDGQHRSVPLGQFKIGLIAQAGQPYLTNSVQDDPRISNKEWAKQESMVAFAGYPLIVEGETLGVIALFSRQILRESTFTALGIAAHEIAIGIKRKQAEVALQESEERFRNLVETSSDWVWEVDENIIYTYVSPKIRDILGYEPQELLGKSPLELLPPEELERVLSIFEPIAAAQQPFKCLENINLHKDGHLVTLETSGVPIFNAEGKFCGYRGIDRDVTARKQAESKLREIQARLQAILDNSPAVIYLIDTQNRFVLVNHQYEKLFHTTQDEIVGKSIYDVWPRHVADGFAVNNHLVIAGGNPIEVEEIVPQEDGLYTYISVKFPLKDSNGVSYAVCGISTDITDRKRAEEELRQSEEYFRLLVESIKDYAIYMLDPQGQVMSWNSGAECITGYQTPEIVGRHFSCFFPPEEIAQDIPQQQLEMAAAQGRCECESIFVRKDGSNFWANCILTALRDASGNLRGFSKVTRDITDRKLAEESLLRFQKAIESTSDAVVITDVRGVSIYVNPAFVGLYGYNLEQLEAAGGTWVISQQPQDSQQILTAIHRGQSWRGEVTMRSRTGQILQVDLRIDAIKDTKGKIFGTVCIHTDITKRQQVEEGLRLRDRAIAASSNGIIIADASIPNGPIIYVNPAFERITGYSYEEVIGQNFRLFHSAEINQPGLQELNAAMQTGKAGTVILRDYRKDGSLFWSELNISPVYDHTDKLTHYIGIQTDITERQQAETALLISQQRLQYLLTSSPAIIYACKTSGDFGALFISENVSTLLGYEAAQITEDSSFWISRIHPEDIPQVVANLANVLQQGHYKLEYRFLHQDGTYRWLYDKGKVVRDDIGNPVELVGYRADITDRKQLEEELKVGLEKEKELSELKSRFVSMTSHEFRTPLSIILSSSELLEHYHHKLTPEKQLTHLNRIQTAVKRMTEMLDDVLIIGKAEAGKLEFVPQSFDLVAYCRHLVEETQVHFSNYQIDFTSEKESIECCMDDKLLGHILSNLLSNAIKYSPANSHIKFMLKTLNGQAIFEIQDEGIGIPPEDIPHLFESFHRASNVGNILGTGLGLAIVKKCVDIYKGEIFVKSILGVGTVFTVNLPLNNQI, encoded by the coding sequence GTGTCAGAGGCAATCTCACAAATGGATGAGGGAGGGACTGGTATCGTTGTAGTTGCTGATTCACAGGTAGTAGGGTGGTTATCAGCACAACAGTTGGTCAAGCTTATGGCGTTGGGTGTTGACTGTACAACAACGAAAATTTCTGCTGTCATGCAACAGCACACAGCAATGACAATCAAACCTTGCCAATTGCTGAATATAGCCACCGTACTTTCACGGTTACATCAATATCAATCAAGTTGCTTATTAGTTATAGATGAACAAGGTAAACTAATAGGAACAGTCACAGCTGAAAGTATTTTGCAATCTCTGGAAATACCAGCAGATAGTAGTACACCAGAATCAGTAGTAGGGAATGTTTCAGAGGCGATATTCAAGACTGAAGCTAGTACCTTAAATGAATTTTGGGGACAGCAAAGCATAGATGTTAATGAAGAGAACACAGCCAAATTAAAGTTAGCACTGGAGACAACCAAAACAATTTATTGGGAACGGAATCTTACTAATAATCAAATCTATTTCTTGAATAATGTTGTTGTGGGTAGTGAGCCAGAAGCAAAGGGGACAGTTTATTGGGATGAAGTGATGACTTTAGTACATCCTGATGATCGAGAAATAGTTGAGCTGGCTAACCAATCAGCGATCGCTAATCTTGGTTCATTTGAGATAGAGCATCGGTTACTCATTTCAGGACAAACATCTGCTTATAAAAGGGTTTTAGCCAGGGGAACAGTCCTAAGAGATAGGATAGGTAGACCCACTCGGATGATTGGAGTCACGATGGATATTGACCATCGCCTAGAAGCACAGGCTAGCTTAACACAAGCGAACCAAGAGCTAGAAATGCAATTAGCAGAACGCGCGATCGCCCTGCAACAAAAAAATGAGCAACTGCTGGCAGAACAAACAGCTTTAGCCACAAGTGAAGAACGTTTTCGTTTTCTGGCAGAATCTATCCCCCAACAAGTGTGGATTACTAGAGCAGATGGTTATTGTGAATATGTCAACCAACGCACCCTGGACTATTTCGGCACTACTCCAGAACAAATATTGGGTTGGCAGTGGGAGAAATTTGTCCATCCCGACGATCAGGAAAGGTGTCTAGCTGCTTGGAGTCATTCCCTAGCTACAGGTGCTAATTACGAAATAGAACTGCGGCTGTTGTCGGCAGATGCTATCACCTATCGTTGGCACTTAGGACGCGCCTTACCTTTACGAGATCATGAAGGTAATATAGTCAACTGGTTTGGTACTAACACCGATATTCACGATCTTGTTACAGCCAAAGTTTCCTTGAGAGAGAGCGAAAGCCGCTATCAAACCATAGCGAAAATCTCTCCTGTAGGCATTTTCCGCACAGATGTTAGTGGTAATTGTATCTATGTCAATCAATGTTGGTGTGAAATTGCCCAGATGACCCCACAAGAGGCGGCGGGTCAAGGCTGGGTTCGGGCTATTCATCCCGCCGACCAAGAACACGTATGGCAACAGTGGTATGAAGCGGTAGCCAACAACCAAGTATTTCGTTCAGAGTATCGATTTCAACGTCCTGATGGTAGTTACCGTTGGGTTATTGGTCAGGCAGTTGCCGAGAAAGAAGAGACAGGCAACATTCTTAGTTATGTTGGCACAATTACCGACATTAGCGATCATAAACGCACAGAGGAAGCTTTGGCAGAACGAGTCAGGTTAGCAGACTTTCGGGGTGAAGTTGATACTATTCTGACTCAAAGTTCCACCTTACAAGAGATGATGCGCCACTGCACCGAGGCTCTAGTCAAAAATTTGGATGCTGCCTTTGCCCGGATTTGGCTACTAAACCCCCAAAACAATGTCTTAGAATTACAGGTCAGTTCAGGGATATACACCCACATTGATGGGCAACATAGGTCTGTACCATTAGGTCAGTTCAAAATTGGTTTAATTGCTCAAGCAGGTCAACCCTATCTCACCAACTCTGTACAGGACGACCCCCGCATCAGTAATAAAGAGTGGGCTAAACAGGAAAGTATGGTTGCTTTCGCTGGCTATCCCTTAATAGTAGAAGGGGAAACCTTGGGAGTCATAGCCCTGTTTTCTCGCCAAATCCTCAGAGAATCTACCTTTACTGCCTTGGGTATTGCTGCTCACGAAATAGCTATTGGCATCAAACGCAAACAAGCTGAAGTAGCCCTACAAGAAAGCGAAGAACGATTCCGTAACTTGGTGGAGACTAGCAGTGATTGGGTGTGGGAAGTAGATGAAAACATTATCTATACCTATGTCAGTCCCAAAATCAGAGATATTTTAGGTTATGAACCACAGGAATTATTAGGTAAAAGTCCCTTAGAACTGTTACCGCCTGAAGAATTGGAACGTGTATTGAGCATCTTTGAGCCAATTGCAGCTGCTCAACAACCATTTAAATGTCTAGAAAACATTAACCTCCATAAAGATGGGCATCTAGTAACTCTAGAAACTAGTGGCGTACCAATATTTAATGCTGAGGGGAAATTTTGTGGCTACCGAGGCATAGATCGAGATGTCACGGCTCGTAAACAAGCTGAGTCGAAATTGCGGGAGATACAGGCGCGACTACAGGCGATTTTGGATAACTCACCGGCGGTCATTTACTTAATAGATACTCAAAATAGATTTGTACTGGTTAATCACCAATACGAAAAACTATTTCATACCACTCAAGACGAAATTGTAGGCAAAAGCATATACGATGTTTGGCCTCGTCATGTTGCTGATGGCTTTGCAGTTAATAACCACTTGGTTATTGCAGGTGGTAATCCCATCGAAGTAGAAGAAATAGTCCCTCAAGAAGATGGTTTATACACCTACATTTCTGTTAAGTTTCCTTTAAAAGATAGTAATGGTGTTTCTTATGCTGTCTGTGGTATATCTACAGATATTACAGACCGCAAACGGGCTGAAGAAGAACTGCGTCAAAGTGAAGAATATTTTCGCTTATTAGTAGAAAGCATTAAAGACTATGCAATTTATATGCTTGACCCCCAAGGTCAAGTCATGAGTTGGAACTCTGGTGCAGAATGTATTACTGGATATCAAACCCCAGAAATCGTTGGGCGGCATTTTTCCTGTTTTTTCCCACCAGAAGAGATTGCTCAAGATATACCACAGCAACAGTTAGAGATGGCAGCAGCCCAGGGTAGATGTGAATGTGAGAGTATTTTTGTTCGCAAGGATGGCTCAAACTTTTGGGCAAACTGTATTTTAACGGCATTACGAGATGCAAGCGGCAATTTGCGAGGATTTTCTAAAGTAACCCGCGACATTACCGATCGCAAATTAGCAGAAGAATCTCTATTACGTTTTCAAAAAGCCATAGAAAGTACGAGTGATGCTGTTGTCATCACTGACGTTAGGGGTGTAAGTATTTATGTTAACCCAGCCTTTGTGGGATTATATGGTTATAATCTAGAGCAACTAGAGGCGGCTGGGGGAACTTGGGTGATTTCCCAACAGCCTCAAGACAGTCAACAAATATTAACTGCTATCCATCGGGGACAGTCTTGGCGCGGTGAAGTGACGATGCGATCGCGCACAGGTCAAATCTTGCAAGTTGACCTCCGCATTGATGCCATTAAAGATACTAAGGGCAAAATTTTCGGCACAGTATGTATTCACACTGACATTACCAAGCGTCAGCAAGTAGAGGAAGGATTACGACTGCGCGATCGGGCGATCGCTGCTAGCAGTAATGGCATTATCATTGCCGATGCGAGTATCCCCAACGGGCCAATCATTTATGTTAATCCTGCCTTTGAGAGAATCACTGGCTATTCCTACGAAGAAGTGATTGGACAAAATTTTCGCTTATTCCATAGTGCAGAGATTAATCAACCAGGGTTACAAGAACTTAATGCTGCTATGCAAACTGGAAAGGCTGGTACTGTCATCCTCCGCGACTACCGTAAAGATGGCAGTTTATTTTGGAGTGAGTTAAATATTTCCCCAGTTTACGATCATACAGATAAACTCACTCATTACATTGGCATTCAAACAGATATCACTGAACGTCAACAAGCAGAAACAGCACTACTAATTAGCCAACAGCGACTCCAATATTTACTGACATCTAGCCCAGCCATTATCTATGCTTGCAAAACCTCTGGCGATTTTGGTGCTTTGTTTATCAGCGAAAATGTCAGCACTCTACTTGGCTATGAAGCAGCGCAAATTACAGAAGATTCTAGCTTTTGGATAAGTCGTATCCACCCAGAAGATATCCCGCAAGTGGTTGCCAATCTTGCCAATGTCTTACAGCAAGGGCATTATAAGCTGGAATACCGCTTTTTACATCAAGATGGGACTTATCGTTGGCTATACGATAAAGGCAAGGTAGTGCGAGATGACATCGGTAACCCAGTGGAACTAGTCGGCTACAGGGCAGATATTACAGATCGCAAACAACTAGAAGAAGAATTAAAAGTAGGACTAGAGAAAGAAAAAGAACTTAGCGAACTCAAATCCCGCTTTGTCTCCATGACTTCCCATGAATTTCGCACTCCTTTAAGTATTATTCTGTCTTCCTCAGAGTTACTAGAACATTACCACCACAAATTGACACCGGAAAAACAACTTACACATCTAAACCGGATTCAAACTGCTGTTAAGCGCATGACTGAAATGTTAGATGATGTTTTGATCATTGGTAAGGCAGAAGCGGGAAAACTAGAGTTCGTACCCCAATCCTTTGATTTAGTTGCATATTGCCGTCATTTAGTCGAAGAAACTCAAGTACATTTTAGTAATTACCAAATTGATTTTACCAGTGAAAAAGAATCTATTGAATGTTGTATGGATGATAAATTGCTAGGACATATTCTCAGTAATTTACTATCTAATGCCATCAAATATTCACCTGCTAATAGCCATATAAAATTTATGCTGAAGACTTTAAATGGACAAGCTATATTTGAAATCCAAGATGAAGGAATTGGGATTCCCCCAGAAGATATTCCCCATTTATTTGAATCTTTTCATCGTGCTAGTAATGTAGGCAATATCCTAGGCACTGGATTGGGATTAGCTATTGTAAAAAAATGTGTAGATATTTATAAAGGTGAAATTTTTGTCAAAAGTATACTAGGAGTTGGTACAGTATTTACTGTTAATCTGCCCTTAAATAATCAAATATAA
- a CDS encoding hybrid sensor histidine kinase/response regulator, with translation MSKVLVIEDDINVRQNILELLDNEGFNLIEAENGQIGVDLALAEMPDLILCDVMMPELDGYGVLKGLRQNPTTAMIPLIFLTAKSDKTDFRQGMEMGADDYIVKPFTRAELLAAIACRLAKQSTIHQETQKKLDNLRNSIALSLPHEMRTPLNGILGFSQILMEESEYLDSHAIREMAESIYCSGERLFRLIQNFLLYAELEIIATDTQQLKVLQSKTTKFPTLELIDIITEKAAKSGRQEDLQIDLYPCYIKISPERISKIVEELIDNALKFSSPGTLIQVKSKAINNMLVLSFTDQGRGMTAAQIAELGAYRQFERKLYEQQGSGLGLTIVKRLAELHGGKLTIQSQPQQKTLVQVILPCSEENAYYEKALVIDHTKVQLP, from the coding sequence ATGAGCAAAGTTTTAGTTATTGAAGATGATATAAATGTACGCCAAAATATTTTAGAACTACTCGATAATGAAGGCTTTAACTTAATTGAAGCTGAAAACGGGCAAATTGGCGTAGATTTAGCCCTAGCGGAAATGCCTGATTTGATTCTGTGTGATGTCATGATGCCAGAATTAGATGGTTATGGAGTATTAAAGGGATTGCGTCAAAATCCGACAACAGCAATGATTCCTTTAATATTTCTCACGGCTAAATCTGACAAAACCGACTTTCGCCAAGGTATGGAAATGGGTGCAGATGATTATATCGTCAAACCGTTTACCAGAGCCGAGTTGTTAGCTGCGATCGCTTGTAGATTAGCCAAGCAATCTACTATTCACCAAGAAACTCAGAAAAAACTAGATAATTTACGTAATAGCATTGCGCTGTCGCTACCTCATGAAATGCGAACCCCTCTGAATGGTATCTTAGGTTTTTCACAAATTCTGATGGAAGAAAGTGAGTATCTTGACTCACACGCGATCCGGGAAATGGCAGAATCAATTTATTGTTCTGGTGAACGTTTATTTAGATTAATTCAAAATTTTTTACTGTATGCAGAATTAGAAATTATTGCCACAGATACACAACAATTAAAAGTTCTGCAAAGTAAAACCACAAAATTTCCTACATTGGAATTGATTGATATCATTACCGAAAAAGCTGCAAAATCAGGAAGACAGGAGGATTTACAGATAGATTTATATCCCTGTTATATCAAAATTTCTCCAGAGAGAATTTCTAAGATTGTAGAAGAATTAATTGATAATGCTTTGAAGTTTTCTTCACCAGGAACTTTAATTCAAGTTAAAAGTAAAGCTATCAACAATATGTTAGTTTTATCTTTTACTGATCAAGGACGGGGAATGACTGCTGCTCAAATTGCCGAACTGGGAGCTTATCGGCAGTTTGAACGCAAACTTTATGAGCAGCAAGGCTCAGGATTAGGGTTAACCATTGTTAAACGTTTGGCAGAATTGCACGGTGGTAAACTCACAATCCAGAGTCAACCACAACAAAAAACTCTGGTTCAGGTGATATTGCCTTGTAGTGAGGAAAATGCCTACTATGAAAAAGCATTAGTGATTGACCACACAAAAGTGCAATTACCTTAA